The genomic interval TTGCTTGCATAATTTGCTGCCGATAGTAATCAATTAGAACGGTTACTCTCTTTCTTGCTAACTGGGAACGCTGTGTTGTAGAATCATACTTCATTATAATAGAGATTGAGTTAATACTATCTTTCTCCGAATAATCTGTTTCAATAACTTCAGGAATATGTATTGTTAAGTGAACCTTGCCTCCCAGTAGCTCGTTCTCTGGATTTTCCTCAGACTGAATTATCTTTATATTCTTATCTTTCTGTAATATCTCTACCAGTTGCGGCGAATTCCCCGCTCCTGTTATGTTAATTTGGGAAGGCAAATTTTCCGTACTTTTCTGTCCTATTACTGTAAAATAACCAATTCCCAGGAAAAGAAGAGGATAAAAGATAAGAGGTATAACTATCATACTGATTAAAGTTCTGCGGTCACGGATGGCACCCTGTATTTCTTTTTTATAAACTAAATGAACATTCTTCCAGTTCATGCACTTTCCTCTATCTTAACTTTCACCAATTTAAAAAATATCTCTTCCAAATCCTTTTCCCGAAACTTTTGTTGTAAATCTGCTAAGGTACCTGCAGAAAGGATTTCTCCTTTATGAATAATGGCAATTTCATCACATAATTTCTCTGCCTCTGGCATTTGATGAGTCGAAAAGATAATACACTTGCCCTGATTTCTAAATTCTTTGATATAATTTATAACTACCCTGGCTGTTATTACATCCAGACCTACTGTGGGCTCATCAAAAATTAAAACCGGGGGATTATGAATAATAGCACGGGCAATTGATAGCTTCTGCTTCATACCTGTTGATAGTTTATCAACCCTGACATCCTGAAAACTTTTCATATCCAGAATTTGAAATATTTCATTCATGCTGGTCCTAATTTCCTGTTCTGCCAAACCATTAATTCTACCAAAAAACAGGATGGTCTCCCAGGGTGTAAAACGATCATATAATCCGGTTTCCCCGGAAAGAAAACCAATACTCTGTCTAACTTGGTGAGC from Atribacterota bacterium carries:
- a CDS encoding ATP-binding cassette domain-containing protein; amino-acid sequence: MQERPCSVIKVTHLKKVFFDKKRGKITAVNNVNFHCRRGQIFGLLGPNGAGKTTTLRILATMMKPTAGEVLVNGYHVVKEAHQVRQSIGFLSGETGLYDRFTPWETILFFGRINGLAEQEIRTSMNEIFQILDMKSFQDVRVDKLSTGMKQKLSIARAIIHNPPVLIFDEPTVGLDVITARVVINYIKEFRNQGKCIIFSTHQMPEAEKLCDEIAIIHKGEILSAGTLADLQQKFREKDLEEIFFKLVKVKIEESA